The following coding sequences lie in one Betaproteobacteria bacterium genomic window:
- a CDS encoding MBL fold metallo-hydrolase → MISYPHETPPAPGESIRVADGIFWIRMPLPFALDHINLWLLEDDDESGPGWTLVDTGYGVPETHALWEQHFRETMQGKPVKRIIVTHYHPDHVGCAAWLHENTGAPVWMTAAEYLSAHAAAEDVAGFDRENSARLFLEHGLAKARPDFADAQKARTGAYKRGVPTVPKQYFRMMEGDVIRIGKRDWRVMTAFGHAPEHATLFSSDADILISGDQVLPRITTNVGVWGNQPEANPLKLFLDGMGKFEALPDNTLVLPSHDRVFSGLHARIAELRAHHATRLAELEAALDTPKCAAEILPVLFRRPLNDHQLIFAIGEAIAHLHYLWRAGRAVRSRGEDGIYLFQRR, encoded by the coding sequence ATGATCTCCTACCCACACGAAACACCGCCCGCTCCCGGCGAATCGATCCGCGTTGCCGACGGCATTTTCTGGATTCGCATGCCGCTGCCATTCGCGCTCGACCATATCAATCTTTGGCTGCTTGAAGATGACGATGAGTCAGGACCCGGCTGGACACTTGTCGACACCGGCTACGGCGTACCGGAGACGCATGCGCTGTGGGAACAGCATTTTCGGGAAACCATGCAGGGCAAGCCGGTCAAGCGCATCATTGTCACGCACTACCATCCTGACCATGTCGGTTGCGCCGCATGGTTGCACGAAAACACCGGCGCGCCGGTATGGATGACGGCTGCCGAGTATTTATCCGCCCACGCCGCCGCTGAAGATGTCGCCGGATTCGATCGCGAAAATTCCGCGCGCCTGTTCCTGGAACATGGCCTCGCCAAGGCACGTCCGGATTTTGCCGACGCGCAGAAAGCGCGAACCGGCGCCTACAAGCGTGGCGTGCCGACAGTACCCAAACAGTATTTCCGCATGATGGAAGGTGATGTCATCCGCATCGGCAAGCGCGACTGGCGCGTCATGACAGCGTTCGGCCATGCGCCCGAACACGCAACCCTGTTTTCATCGGACGCAGATATTCTGATCTCCGGTGATCAGGTACTGCCGCGCATCACCACCAATGTCGGCGTATGGGGCAATCAACCCGAGGCGAATCCGTTGAAACTGTTTCTCGATGGGATGGGCAAGTTCGAGGCGCTGCCGGACAATACGCTGGTGTTGCCTTCGCACGACCGGGTATTTTCCGGCCTGCACGCACGCATTGCCGAGCTTCGCGCGCATCACGCGACGCGCCTCGCGGAACTTGAAGCAGCGCTCGATACCCCGAAATGCGCGGCAGAAATTCTGCCGGTGTTGTTCCGCCGCCCGTTGAATGATCACCAGCTAATTTTCGCCATCGGCGAAGCCATTGCCCATTTGCACTATCTCTGGCGCGCCGGGCGCGCAGTGCGTTCACGCGGGGAGGATGGGATCTACCTGTTTCAGCGACGCTAA
- a CDS encoding CHASE2 domain-containing protein, producing MKIVARLRHPVIREWLAILLALCLLAFFAQRGEWFWRVDQTLYDSSIGLIQRPAQSEIVIVGVDEQSLKQIGRWPWKRGIHATILNRLTEAGAKVVMFDVILSEADRLDPMGDRVLAAAIKANGRVILPIATDAVDGVSTGEAPPAPEFATAAAGLSHISLELDPDGVLRSVYLRSGIGEARHDISSLAALRIAEPARWPATVVLPGESNPRRTAFSRAWVRDNWYHVPFAGPPGHFRTIAYVDVLRGDVPAAAFKDKIVLVGVTASGLRDEYPTPVSGRTRAMSGIEVQANILQGLREGIDIRLVSMTASVLVACALILLLMFSYLWLTPRRALAATGLMCVAVFAGPALLFRYQLLWLSPAVPLLGLLLAYPLWSWRKLEATQRYFDAELARLEREPSIVPEETARSISPRSMANTFVPDVIENRIAALQATTERFRNLNRFVADSLESLPDAALVTDAEGRILLANSSADRIFKSRRKATERAVDRPLEGRDLFEQLTAFRHEAARSWRDIWMDVHDETRMMSLEAKGPDDREYLVQIAPAFSARGTQTGSIVTLTDISPLRETERRRDEALRFLSHDMRSPQASIITLLDMYHDDPAGMPIPKLTDRIGKYARRTLNLADDFLRLAKAERVNSRDFEPLNLCELLRDAVDEAWSTATAKEISIELDIAQEESWVSGDRDLLTRAMMNLLSNAIKYSPPRTTIRCTLSAGLQTWCVRIADQGYGIAETDLPKLFTRFTRLKHNTQPEEDGIGLGLVFVKTVVERHGGAIGVQSKVAASDGDTHGTTFTLTLDAVVAPAD from the coding sequence TTGAAAATTGTCGCGCGGTTGCGCCATCCGGTCATTCGCGAATGGCTGGCCATTCTGCTTGCACTGTGCCTGCTGGCGTTTTTTGCGCAACGCGGCGAATGGTTCTGGCGCGTCGATCAAACGCTCTACGATTCGTCCATCGGTCTTATACAGCGGCCCGCCCAGTCCGAAATCGTTATCGTCGGCGTGGACGAACAGAGCCTGAAGCAGATTGGTCGCTGGCCCTGGAAGCGCGGCATTCACGCGACGATTCTGAATCGGCTGACCGAGGCGGGTGCCAAGGTCGTGATGTTTGACGTGATCCTCAGTGAAGCCGACAGGCTTGACCCAATGGGGGATCGCGTTCTGGCCGCGGCGATAAAAGCCAACGGCCGGGTAATCCTGCCGATTGCCACGGATGCGGTGGATGGCGTGAGCACCGGCGAGGCGCCTCCGGCGCCGGAATTTGCCACCGCCGCTGCGGGGCTCTCCCACATCAGTCTTGAACTGGATCCTGACGGCGTGCTGCGCTCCGTTTATCTGCGTAGCGGCATCGGCGAGGCGCGGCATGATATTTCATCGCTGGCGGCATTGCGGATTGCGGAGCCGGCCAGATGGCCGGCAACAGTGGTCTTGCCGGGCGAATCCAATCCCCGACGGACTGCATTCAGCCGAGCATGGGTACGCGATAACTGGTACCACGTCCCCTTCGCCGGGCCGCCCGGACATTTCAGAACCATTGCCTATGTCGATGTATTGCGCGGGGACGTTCCCGCCGCCGCCTTCAAGGACAAAATCGTGCTGGTGGGCGTCACGGCCTCCGGATTGCGGGACGAATACCCGACACCGGTATCCGGGCGCACGCGGGCGATGTCGGGGATCGAGGTGCAGGCCAATATTTTGCAGGGCCTGCGCGAAGGAATTGATATTCGGCTCGTGTCGATGACCGCGTCCGTTCTCGTGGCATGCGCACTGATCCTGTTGTTGATGTTCAGCTACCTGTGGCTGACACCTCGTCGCGCATTGGCCGCGACCGGCCTGATGTGTGTTGCCGTGTTCGCCGGGCCGGCGTTGCTTTTCCGCTATCAGTTGCTGTGGCTGTCGCCGGCGGTGCCACTCCTTGGCCTGCTGCTGGCGTACCCGTTGTGGAGTTGGCGGAAGCTCGAAGCGACCCAGCGCTATTTCGATGCGGAATTGGCGCGGCTGGAGCGCGAACCCAGTATCGTGCCGGAGGAAACTGCCCGTTCGATCTCGCCGCGCTCGATGGCGAACACATTTGTTCCGGACGTAATTGAGAACCGAATTGCTGCCTTGCAGGCCACCACCGAGAGGTTCAGGAATCTGAACCGCTTCGTGGCCGATAGTCTGGAAAGCCTGCCAGACGCGGCACTGGTGACCGATGCCGAAGGCCGCATCTTGCTGGCAAACTCGTCGGCAGATCGCATTTTCAAATCGCGCCGCAAAGCAACCGAGCGGGCAGTCGATCGCCCATTGGAGGGCCGCGACCTGTTTGAGCAATTGACCGCATTCCGGCATGAGGCCGCGCGCAGCTGGCGTGACATCTGGATGGATGTGCACGATGAAACGCGCATGATGTCGCTCGAGGCCAAGGGGCCGGACGACCGCGAATACCTGGTGCAAATTGCGCCGGCGTTTTCCGCGCGCGGCACGCAAACCGGCTCGATCGTGACATTGACTGACATTTCACCCTTGCGGGAAACCGAGCGCCGCCGCGACGAAGCGCTGCGTTTCCTGTCGCACGATATGCGCTCGCCACAGGCGTCGATTATCACCTTGCTGGACATGTATCACGACGATCCCGCCGGCATGCCAATTCCCAAATTGACCGACCGGATTGGTAAATATGCGCGGCGGACCTTGAATCTCGCCGATGATTTCCTGAGGCTCGCCAAGGCGGAACGCGTCAACAGCAGGGATTTTGAGCCGCTGAACCTGTGCGAACTCCTGCGCGACGCCGTGGATGAGGCCTGGTCGACCGCAACGGCCAAGGAAATCAGCATCGAGCTCGATATTGCGCAGGAAGAATCGTGGGTGTCAGGCGATCGCGATCTGCTGACACGCGCAATGATGAATCTGCTTTCCAATGCAATCAAATATAGCCCGCCACGAACCACGATTCGCTGCACGCTTTCTGCTGGATTGCAGACGTGGTGCGTGCGCATCGCCGATCAGGGCTACGGAATCGCCGAGACGGATTTGCCCAAGCTGTTTACGCGCTTCACTCGTCTGAAGCACAACACACAGCCGGAAGAGGATGGCATCGGATTGGGGCTGGTGTTCGTCAAGACGGTGGTGGAACGCCACGGCGGTGCAATCGGTGTGCAAAGCAAAGTGGCTGCCTCGGATGGCGATACGCACGGCACCACCTTTACGCTTACCCTGGACGCGGTCGTGGCGCCGGCCGATTAG